In a genomic window of Paracoccaceae bacterium:
- a CDS encoding ABC transporter ATP-binding protein, translated as MSSSEFVKLEGVGVTYGAGADETEALCPTDLTIEQGDFVALVGPSGCGKSTILKLVGELLKPSQGHIFFGGRELGATPMRVGMAFQSASLLPWMTVRDNVMLPLKIVAPFKQDFRAKRRTEFQDRVDALLQQVGLIDFADKSPWQLSGGMMQRANLCRALVHDPDLLLLDEPFGALDQFTREELWQTLQDLWLDRQSTVMLVTHDLREAAYLANRICVMSARPGRLLENREVSFARPRSIDVTFEPNFVQLVQDLRQLIVHAPVGAKAAAA; from the coding sequence ATGAGTAGCTCAGAGTTTGTCAAATTGGAAGGTGTGGGTGTGACTTATGGCGCTGGGGCGGACGAGACTGAAGCGCTGTGTCCAACGGATCTGACCATTGAGCAGGGAGATTTTGTTGCTCTTGTAGGCCCATCAGGATGCGGAAAATCGACGATTCTGAAGCTGGTGGGCGAATTACTCAAACCCAGCCAAGGCCACATATTCTTTGGCGGAAGAGAGCTCGGCGCAACACCGATGCGCGTCGGCATGGCCTTTCAGAGCGCATCGCTGCTGCCGTGGATGACCGTACGGGACAACGTCATGTTGCCCCTCAAAATCGTTGCGCCATTCAAGCAGGACTTTCGGGCCAAGCGGCGCACCGAATTCCAGGATCGGGTTGATGCTTTGCTGCAGCAGGTAGGTCTGATCGATTTTGCAGACAAAAGCCCCTGGCAATTGTCTGGCGGCATGATGCAGCGGGCGAACCTGTGCCGTGCGTTGGTGCACGACCCTGACTTGCTGCTGCTGGATGAACCCTTTGGTGCGCTGGATCAGTTTACCCGTGAGGAACTTTGGCAAACCTTGCAGGACTTGTGGCTCGATCGACAGTCGACGGTCATGCTGGTCACACATGACCTTCGCGAAGCGGCCTATCTGGCAAACAGGATTTGCGTGATGAGTGCTCGACCCGGCCGCCTTCTGGAAAACCGGGAGGTGTCTTTTGCGCGGCCGCGCTCGATTGATGTCACTTTTGAGCCTAACTTTGTACAACTGGTTCAAGACCTGCGACAATTGATCGTGCACGCTCCAGTTGGTGCAAAAGCGGCCGCCGCATGA
- a CDS encoding dihydroorotase family protein, producing the protein MTDLILTGGTVVNETARDVADVAIKSGRISAIGASGSLGDAAEVVDVSGLHLIPGAIDMHVHFREPGYTHKEDWETGTRAAAMGGVTTVFEMPNTHPPTRSVAEFRQKQDFAKKACVDFGIYGLLAEDNIDELPGLIAAGANAFKCFMGNTFGNLPSPSTGAMLEGFEIIAGSGLRISLHAETASIMAWRQAKLEAAGLNDPLYHIAARPEVVAVEAVARAAILSEWTGARIHVLHISSAGELRPLAEAKARGVEITGETCPCYLFLNSGDYDRLGSVIRVNPPVREVKDNVAIWDALQSGVIDMIATDHAPHTPQEKQNDVIWKADCGFPGVETQMPLMLSEVAAGRMTLEHYVKISSANPARAFGMWPAKGRIAVGALADIAAVDLARKEVIAASRLHSRGKITPFEGRKTVGAPVHTLVRGVFVQRDRAMCEGMAGHGTQVTDIQSMPAPRPRNVDQSLAHILGAGGQHE; encoded by the coding sequence ATGACGGATCTAATCTTGACGGGCGGAACTGTGGTCAACGAAACCGCGCGAGATGTCGCAGATGTGGCCATCAAGTCCGGGCGCATCAGCGCCATTGGCGCGTCGGGCTCGCTGGGGGACGCCGCAGAGGTGGTCGATGTGAGCGGGCTGCACTTGATCCCTGGCGCCATCGATATGCATGTGCATTTTCGCGAGCCCGGGTACACCCACAAGGAAGACTGGGAAACCGGCACGCGGGCCGCGGCGATGGGGGGGGTCACAACCGTCTTCGAAATGCCCAACACCCATCCGCCAACACGTTCTGTTGCCGAGTTCCGACAAAAGCAGGATTTCGCGAAGAAAGCCTGCGTTGATTTCGGCATCTACGGTCTTCTGGCCGAGGACAACATAGACGAGTTGCCGGGACTGATCGCGGCGGGCGCAAATGCGTTCAAATGCTTTATGGGGAATACTTTTGGCAATCTGCCGTCGCCGTCGACCGGGGCAATGCTGGAAGGCTTTGAGATCATCGCAGGCTCCGGTCTACGGATATCGCTGCATGCCGAGACCGCTTCAATCATGGCGTGGCGACAGGCCAAGCTGGAGGCGGCAGGGCTGAATGACCCGCTCTATCACATTGCCGCCCGACCAGAGGTTGTCGCCGTCGAGGCCGTCGCCCGGGCTGCCATCCTGTCGGAATGGACAGGCGCACGCATCCATGTGTTGCATATTTCCTCCGCCGGAGAGTTGCGCCCGCTGGCAGAGGCCAAGGCGCGCGGGGTCGAGATCACAGGCGAGACCTGCCCCTGTTACCTGTTCCTGAACTCTGGCGACTACGATCGGCTGGGAAGTGTGATCCGTGTGAACCCTCCGGTGCGCGAGGTCAAGGACAACGTGGCGATCTGGGACGCCCTGCAAAGCGGTGTCATTGATATGATCGCCACCGATCATGCCCCGCATACGCCTCAGGAAAAGCAAAACGACGTGATCTGGAAAGCCGATTGTGGATTTCCCGGCGTGGAAACGCAGATGCCGCTTATGTTGAGCGAAGTCGCGGCTGGGCGGATGACCCTGGAACACTATGTGAAGATTTCCTCGGCAAATCCGGCACGGGCTTTTGGCATGTGGCCGGCAAAGGGGCGCATTGCTGTCGGGGCATTGGCCGATATTGCCGCCGTTGATCTGGCGCGGAAAGAGGTGATCGCCGCAAGCCGCCTGCACAGCCGTGGCAAGATCACGCCGTTTGAGGGGCGCAAGACCGTGGGTGCGCCGGTTCATACGCTGGTGAGGGGCGTATTCGTCCAGCGGGACCGGGCCATGTGCGAAGGGATGGCGGGTCACGGCACACAAGTTACGGATATTCAATCCATGCCTGCACCGCGCCCCCGCAATGTGGATCAAAGCCTTGCGCATATACTTGGGGCAGGGGGACAGCATGAGTAG
- a CDS encoding SDR family oxidoreductase has translation MDLELKDKIAVITGPAKGMGAAISLGFAREGAHLALFGRDTTAIGPVCQAARDLGVKAELFACDVTQASSVDTAVAKTLAAFGDRIDVLVNVAGGTGPIGKTGLETTPDEFDEILRLNVLGPFNLIHAIAPVMKAGGGGKIVNVGGTFGMRGRAMRMSYSSSKWGLRGMTKSFALELGADNINVNLVAPGMVDGPRFRDKVVPQVAEQHGISLEDAASRHAADYALGRVSTDEDVAAATLFLASDRARQLTGVDLPVDGGWAAL, from the coding sequence ATGGATCTTGAACTCAAAGACAAAATCGCCGTGATCACTGGTCCAGCCAAGGGTATGGGCGCCGCGATTTCTCTTGGTTTCGCCCGCGAGGGCGCGCATCTGGCGCTTTTCGGGCGGGATACAACGGCGATCGGTCCTGTGTGCCAGGCCGCGCGGGATTTAGGTGTGAAGGCGGAGTTATTTGCATGCGATGTCACGCAGGCCAGTTCCGTCGACACGGCCGTGGCCAAAACGCTCGCGGCCTTCGGCGACCGTATCGATGTGCTCGTCAACGTTGCGGGTGGCACCGGGCCAATTGGCAAGACAGGGCTGGAGACAACGCCGGACGAGTTCGACGAGATCCTGCGCTTGAACGTGCTCGGGCCTTTTAACCTGATCCATGCCATTGCCCCAGTCATGAAGGCGGGTGGTGGTGGCAAGATCGTCAATGTGGGCGGGACATTCGGGATGCGGGGACGTGCGATGCGGATGTCCTACTCCAGCTCGAAATGGGGTCTCAGGGGGATGACCAAGAGCTTTGCGCTCGAGCTTGGCGCGGATAACATCAACGTCAATCTGGTGGCCCCTGGCATGGTGGACGGCCCTAGGTTCCGTGACAAGGTTGTACCGCAAGTCGCTGAACAGCATGGTATATCCCTTGAGGACGCCGCCTCAAGGCACGCCGCAGATTACGCCCTTGGACGGGTCAGCACCGACGAAGACGTGGCAGCTGCGACGCTGTTTCTTGCGTCCGACCGGGCGCGACAACTGACAGGGGTCGATCTGCCAGTAGACGGAGGATGGGCAGCACTATGA
- a CDS encoding ABC transporter substrate-binding protein: MNISRRKFTKLAGATALSTLAAPALAQGKTEIKMILNWRYQGPQSWFFLAKDNGYFEEAGIDLTMDQGNGSGAAVGHVAGGAYDVGFGDVNALIRLAGTEPDEAPLCVYQMYNKPPFTVAVLADSDIKTAADLEGRLLGGSANDGALKLFPAFANVAELDASGIEIMNFKSNLREQMLKNKEVEGVFGYVNTIRFSAKLSGMNPDEDIRFISYGDYGMDLYSNGLIIPKAMAAESPEMVKGMCWAINQGVKDTLADLDAAVDAVASREPLINKEIEKERLIATLQDEMNHPELAQTGLGNVDPDRFKKAIDLVVKANGLPRTPAPEEIYSNAFLPAEDERIYKLL, translated from the coding sequence ATGAATATCTCAAGACGCAAATTCACGAAACTTGCCGGTGCCACGGCCCTGTCTACATTGGCGGCCCCGGCCCTGGCGCAGGGCAAAACCGAGATCAAAATGATCTTGAACTGGCGGTATCAGGGGCCGCAATCCTGGTTCTTTCTGGCCAAGGATAACGGTTATTTTGAAGAAGCTGGCATAGACCTGACAATGGACCAGGGCAATGGTTCTGGCGCGGCAGTTGGCCATGTGGCTGGTGGTGCCTACGATGTTGGCTTTGGCGATGTGAACGCGCTGATCCGGCTGGCGGGGACAGAACCCGACGAAGCGCCACTGTGTGTCTACCAGATGTACAACAAACCGCCCTTCACGGTTGCTGTGCTGGCGGACTCTGACATCAAAACAGCGGCTGATCTGGAGGGCCGTCTGCTGGGCGGGTCTGCCAATGATGGCGCGCTCAAGCTGTTCCCGGCCTTCGCCAATGTGGCGGAACTGGACGCGAGCGGGATCGAAATAATGAACTTCAAATCGAACCTGCGGGAACAGATGCTGAAGAACAAGGAAGTCGAAGGCGTCTTCGGCTATGTGAACACGATCCGTTTCTCTGCGAAACTGTCGGGCATGAACCCGGATGAGGATATCCGGTTTATCTCATATGGTGATTACGGCATGGATCTTTATTCCAACGGTTTGATCATTCCCAAGGCGATGGCCGCGGAAAGCCCTGAAATGGTCAAAGGCATGTGTTGGGCTATTAACCAAGGCGTCAAGGATACGCTGGCCGATCTGGATGCTGCGGTTGATGCCGTCGCATCTCGCGAACCGCTGATCAACAAGGAGATCGAAAAGGAACGCCTGATTGCCACGCTGCAGGACGAGATGAACCATCCCGAACTTGCGCAAACTGGCCTTGGCAATGTGGACCCTGACCGTTTCAAAAAAGCCATCGATCTGGTGGTAAAGGCCAATGGCCTGCCACGGACACCGGCGCCGGAGGAGATCTATTCCAACGCCTTTCTGCCGGCAGAAGACGAGCGGATCTACAAGCTGCTCTAA
- a CDS encoding cysteine hydrolase family protein — protein MKRRGKKGHDDKWSLRDDADAEPLIRPLWRQRLVSISTNHLPIQAGLSRSTMLNIDMQKDVLTENRCFATACGLEVTTFPTVIGQTLAVRRAFRTAGVPIIHVAWVTRPDGVILSSKVVDNASDCQARRWDGDNSDPRRVLFDENRSEQSAPALQINAGGMSVGQDLLAGFCDTPLDRILRRLNIKTLFFRGINLDQRGFTTVAGCRSKGFDAVLVQDAIATVSAPHLANAIQYLMRLLHGFAAMSRNILAAISPQNPTGVEP, from the coding sequence ATGAAACGTCGAGGAAAAAAGGGACATGATGACAAGTGGTCGTTGCGCGACGACGCTGATGCTGAGCCTTTGATAAGGCCCTTATGGCGCCAGAGGCTGGTCTCCATCTCAACCAACCATCTTCCCATCCAGGCCGGTCTGTCCCGATCTACCATGTTGAACATCGACATGCAGAAAGACGTTCTGACGGAGAATAGATGTTTCGCCACGGCCTGTGGTCTGGAGGTGACGACATTTCCTACCGTCATTGGTCAAACACTTGCCGTTAGGCGCGCATTCCGCACGGCTGGCGTGCCAATCATTCATGTCGCTTGGGTCACCAGACCCGATGGCGTCATTCTGTCCTCTAAAGTGGTGGACAATGCATCCGATTGCCAAGCGCGACGATGGGATGGAGATAACAGCGACCCGAGGCGGGTCTTGTTCGACGAAAATCGGAGTGAGCAATCGGCTCCTGCCTTGCAAATAAACGCAGGGGGCATGTCAGTCGGCCAGGATCTTCTTGCGGGTTTTTGCGACACTCCTTTGGACCGCATCCTGAGGCGGCTCAACATCAAGACATTGTTTTTCCGCGGTATCAATCTCGATCAACGCGGCTTTACCACTGTTGCAGGTTGCCGTTCCAAAGGCTTTGACGCGGTGCTGGTCCAAGACGCCATTGCAACCGTTTCCGCGCCTCACTTGGCTAACGCAATCCAATACCTCATGCGGCTGCTCCACGGCTTTGCGGCAATGTCTCGTAACATTCTGGCAGCCATTTCACCACAAAACCCAACGGGAGTTGAACCATGA
- a CDS encoding LysR family transcriptional regulator, whose product MKHLTTFRVIDMIARTGSIRGAGEQLALTASAVQRRLQAYEEEIGFQIFDRKSHGVELNSAGELVLLHIRETFAETSKLSSRLADLSGMRRGDVRIGCSQALVPYFMSRHISAYQDNFPNVNFEVVVLEHRAAQKALIEHTIELALVFGATDVPEFKTLLGVRQQLAAVMAANHPLSKSEQLRLRECYRYKVALPGLGFGSRTMINAALQEKSYARAPELESNSFEYLKSHVSNNMAVTFQIEIGAPLPPIKDQRLTARLIDTRDVAAGTLWMGQLAGRSLSVAASRFAEQIGRDLSNRYLHI is encoded by the coding sequence ATGAAGCACCTCACAACCTTCCGTGTCATTGACATGATCGCGCGCACCGGATCCATTCGGGGTGCTGGCGAACAATTGGCTCTGACCGCCTCGGCGGTTCAGCGGCGGTTGCAGGCATATGAAGAAGAAATCGGCTTTCAGATCTTTGATCGCAAATCGCACGGTGTCGAATTGAATTCAGCCGGTGAGCTTGTGCTCTTGCATATTCGTGAAACTTTCGCCGAAACGAGCAAACTCAGCTCGCGCCTTGCCGACCTGTCGGGCATGCGACGCGGTGACGTGCGCATAGGATGCAGTCAGGCGCTTGTGCCATACTTCATGTCCCGTCACATCAGCGCCTATCAGGACAACTTTCCAAATGTGAATTTCGAGGTTGTGGTCCTGGAACATCGCGCCGCGCAAAAGGCACTGATCGAACACACAATCGAACTTGCCCTGGTCTTTGGCGCGACGGATGTGCCGGAATTCAAGACCCTGTTGGGCGTCCGACAGCAACTGGCTGCGGTGATGGCGGCAAACCATCCGCTTTCCAAGTCCGAACAGTTGCGGTTGCGCGAGTGTTATCGATACAAGGTGGCGCTTCCCGGTTTGGGCTTTGGCAGCCGCACCATGATCAATGCGGCGCTTCAGGAAAAGTCCTACGCCCGCGCGCCAGAGCTTGAAAGCAACTCTTTTGAATACCTGAAATCCCATGTTTCCAACAACATGGCGGTGACTTTTCAGATCGAGATCGGTGCACCACTACCCCCGATCAAGGATCAGCGATTGACGGCGCGGTTGATAGATACCCGGGATGTCGCAGCTGGGACACTGTGGATGGGTCAATTGGCCGGGCGCAGTCTTTCGGTTGCGGCCTCGCGCTTTGCCGAACAAATCGGGCGCGACTTGTCCAACCGGTATTTGCACATTTAG
- a CDS encoding ABC transporter ATP-binding protein → MKDAAIAETLIDISDVDIVYSGAEGGVEALKGTTFSVPKGGFAAVVGPSGCGKSSLMRLVTGLIPPTRGNVKVAGQVVDGPLKISGMAFQNPTLLPWRTTLDNVMLPLEIVEPHRSRLRSQKREYVDRAMALLASVGLADFADKSPWELSGGMQQRASLCRALIHEPELLMLDEPFAALDAFTREELWGVLQELWMERNFTVILVTHDLREAVYLADKIHVMSARPGHIVATRDINMPFPRTLDDTFKPEFVDVVHDLRAHISRERQA, encoded by the coding sequence ATGAAAGACGCGGCAATAGCCGAAACGCTGATCGACATTTCCGATGTCGACATCGTCTACAGCGGCGCAGAAGGCGGTGTCGAGGCTCTCAAAGGAACGACGTTTTCCGTGCCCAAAGGCGGTTTTGCGGCGGTGGTCGGGCCGTCAGGCTGCGGTAAGTCTTCATTGATGCGCTTGGTCACGGGTCTGATCCCACCCACGCGCGGCAATGTGAAAGTAGCAGGTCAGGTCGTAGATGGCCCGCTCAAGATCAGCGGTATGGCGTTTCAGAACCCCACTTTGCTGCCATGGCGGACAACCCTGGACAACGTGATGCTACCGCTTGAAATAGTGGAGCCGCACCGCAGCAGGCTGCGCAGTCAAAAGCGGGAGTACGTGGACCGCGCAATGGCGCTTCTGGCGTCGGTCGGATTGGCGGATTTTGCCGACAAGTCGCCTTGGGAGTTATCCGGCGGGATGCAGCAACGGGCCTCTCTCTGCCGTGCGCTGATTCACGAACCGGAACTCCTGATGCTGGACGAACCCTTTGCGGCCTTGGATGCGTTCACGCGCGAAGAGTTGTGGGGCGTCCTGCAAGAGCTGTGGATGGAGCGTAATTTTACCGTAATCCTCGTCACCCATGACCTGCGTGAAGCGGTCTATCTGGCGGACAAGATACACGTGATGTCGGCGCGTCCGGGCCACATCGTAGCCACCCGGGATATCAACATGCCTTTTCCCAGAACGCTGGACGATACGTTCAAACCCGAATTCGTCGATGTCGTACACGATCTGAGGGCACATATTTCACGCGAGAGGCAAGCATGA
- a CDS encoding ABC transporter permease → MSDVKPNGTQTPRATITAARLVEMFGPWLIAVPTLILWELYVQIFNVPKFVLPAPSAIIASLWTWAPVIAIHAWQTLFTTLVGFFFAVLGGLLMGVAVGWSRLLYRALYPVLIAFNSVPKVAIVPILVIWFGIGTVPAVITAFMLSFFPIVVNVAAGLATVEPELEDVLRSLGASRKDVLIKVGLPRSAPYFFASLKVAITLALVGSVISETIAANAGIGYLMLNASSRFDVPLVFAGLVVVAIMGVLIYEVFAWIERRTTGWATRGQTQVTTTAAGGG, encoded by the coding sequence ATGAGCGATGTAAAACCCAACGGGACCCAGACCCCGCGCGCAACCATCACTGCGGCCAGGCTGGTCGAAATGTTTGGCCCTTGGCTGATTGCTGTTCCAACGCTGATTTTGTGGGAATTATACGTTCAAATCTTCAACGTGCCGAAATTCGTTCTGCCCGCCCCCAGTGCGATCATTGCGAGCCTCTGGACGTGGGCCCCCGTGATTGCAATCCATGCGTGGCAGACTCTCTTTACAACGCTCGTGGGATTCTTCTTTGCCGTATTGGGTGGGCTGCTTATGGGTGTCGCTGTGGGCTGGTCACGCCTGTTGTACCGTGCCCTTTATCCGGTGTTGATTGCGTTCAACTCGGTGCCAAAGGTCGCCATCGTTCCGATCCTCGTCATCTGGTTCGGGATTGGCACCGTGCCTGCGGTGATCACCGCTTTTATGTTGTCCTTCTTTCCGATCGTCGTGAATGTCGCGGCGGGGCTGGCCACAGTCGAGCCTGAGCTGGAAGATGTTCTGCGCTCTCTGGGTGCGTCGCGAAAGGACGTGCTGATCAAGGTCGGGCTACCACGGTCGGCACCCTATTTCTTTGCCTCGCTCAAAGTCGCGATCACGCTTGCACTGGTGGGCTCGGTGATTTCGGAAACCATCGCTGCGAATGCGGGGATTGGATATCTGATGTTGAATGCCAGCTCTCGTTTTGACGTCCCCCTGGTCTTTGCCGGTCTGGTGGTGGTGGCGATTATGGGCGTGCTGATCTATGAGGTCTTTGCCTGGATTGAAAGACGCACAACCGGGTGGGCCACGCGTGGCCAGACGCAGGTCACGACAACCGCAGCCGGAGGTGGTTAG
- a CDS encoding ABC transporter substrate-binding protein: MLKNLLGAAAMSVAALGVETAAAAEDLTEINFSLDWAWQGMHGPFLLALDRGYYEEAGLKVTFDRGYGSGDTISKIAAKAYPMGFAEGTSLLKFNSENPDDQVITVLVINDQSPTGVISTAENGVKTPADLMGKKVSATQNAATVLLWPVFAELNGLDPDGIEYLFVEPSLRDSMVIQGQADATFGFSTTTVLNMEQAGLAKEDVTYFTMAQYGLKPYSSSIIVRKDWAAENPETVKGFVAATVKGMIDMFKDPDAGIALLKAQEPLIDVEIETARWYLAEELALLTPSVLENGISVVDRERYETAAKQVAAAFDIAVEPNMDDYFDGSFLPPLADRQIPDVAKARHQ; this comes from the coding sequence ATGCTAAAGAATTTACTGGGCGCAGCCGCCATGAGCGTGGCGGCACTGGGAGTGGAGACCGCGGCCGCGGCGGAAGACTTGACCGAGATTAACTTCTCGCTTGACTGGGCATGGCAAGGGATGCACGGGCCTTTCTTGCTGGCGCTGGATCGCGGATATTATGAGGAGGCTGGTCTGAAAGTGACGTTCGACCGTGGCTACGGATCCGGCGACACCATTTCCAAGATCGCGGCCAAAGCCTATCCGATGGGGTTTGCGGAAGGCACCAGCCTGTTGAAATTCAACTCCGAGAACCCGGATGACCAGGTGATTACGGTACTGGTGATCAACGATCAGTCCCCGACTGGCGTGATTTCGACGGCTGAGAACGGCGTAAAAACACCGGCAGACTTGATGGGCAAGAAAGTCTCGGCGACACAAAACGCTGCAACAGTGTTGCTTTGGCCGGTTTTTGCAGAGTTGAACGGATTGGACCCGGATGGCATCGAATATCTCTTTGTCGAGCCGTCTTTGCGCGATTCAATGGTCATTCAGGGGCAGGCGGATGCCACCTTCGGCTTTTCCACAACCACGGTTCTGAACATGGAGCAGGCAGGGTTAGCCAAAGAAGACGTAACCTATTTCACGATGGCCCAGTATGGCCTGAAGCCTTACAGCTCCTCGATCATTGTGCGCAAAGACTGGGCGGCTGAGAATCCCGAAACCGTCAAAGGGTTCGTTGCCGCGACAGTGAAGGGCATGATCGACATGTTCAAAGACCCTGACGCGGGGATTGCACTGCTCAAGGCACAAGAGCCGCTGATCGACGTCGAGATCGAAACAGCGCGTTGGTATCTGGCCGAAGAACTCGCGCTGCTGACCCCAAGTGTTCTGGAGAACGGCATCAGCGTCGTGGACCGGGAGCGGTATGAGACCGCGGCCAAACAGGTGGCGGCTGCTTTCGATATCGCGGTTGAGCCTAACATGGATGATTACTTTGACGGATCTTTCTTGCCGCCGCTGGCAGATCGACAGATTCCGGACGTGGCCAAAGCACGTCACCAGTAA
- a CDS encoding amidohydrolase family protein, translating to MAKLTWIDGATLVTLDADQTVIQEGDIWFDRDRIVAVGKKGSFTPEEGTKVTRVDGARRVVMPGLVNGHVHSYGALLKGSVDAVPLDVFMINAIAGAGKRSARDAYISAMLGAIEMVSTGTTGCLDHCSHRPAHTPDALDAICQAYADVGMRAAVAPMFSDLPFVETLPFEEDRPDTHKLGFLPSDPVPHDAYFEIVAEAVSRWKDNSLVTIMLGADSPQRCSDALLRRAGAFCMDHGIGNHTHLLEARTQWAMSKQRDPRGFVAYLAECGLAGPLSSFAHFIWFTDEDLEHLVTAGTTVVHNPSSNLILGSGVQPLLKLTEAGVPVAFGSDGLNAGNAVMFEKTRLAALLHRVTETDSSRWLTAGPLLRMATVNGARLLGAEGQRGMLAVGQAADMVLLDQNALTMTPLGEPQTQLVHYETGAGVADVYVAGEQVIADGKPTRVDREAILEEAREIAARLVTDSSDLLEKAAALHPDILSMVKRVHAVDCGPCRIARL from the coding sequence ATGGCAAAGCTGACATGGATTGACGGCGCGACCCTGGTCACTTTGGACGCCGATCAAACGGTCATCCAAGAGGGCGACATCTGGTTTGACAGGGATAGGATTGTCGCGGTTGGCAAAAAGGGGAGCTTCACGCCGGAAGAAGGCACAAAAGTAACCCGTGTCGATGGCGCGCGGCGCGTTGTAATGCCAGGCTTGGTGAACGGGCATGTGCACAGTTACGGAGCCTTGCTCAAAGGTTCGGTCGATGCGGTGCCTCTGGACGTCTTCATGATCAATGCAATTGCCGGCGCGGGCAAGCGCTCTGCGCGCGATGCCTATATTTCCGCGATGCTCGGGGCGATTGAAATGGTGTCGACGGGCACCACGGGGTGTCTTGATCATTGCTCACATCGACCGGCACATACGCCGGACGCCCTGGATGCGATATGTCAAGCTTATGCGGATGTGGGGATGCGGGCCGCTGTTGCGCCTATGTTCTCCGATTTGCCCTTTGTGGAAACACTGCCGTTTGAAGAAGACAGACCTGATACTCACAAGCTCGGGTTTCTGCCTTCCGATCCGGTACCCCATGATGCCTATTTCGAGATTGTGGCCGAAGCTGTGTCGCGTTGGAAAGACAACTCCTTGGTGACGATAATGTTGGGTGCCGACAGCCCGCAACGCTGTTCTGATGCGTTACTGCGCAGGGCAGGGGCATTTTGCATGGATCATGGGATCGGCAATCACACCCATCTGCTTGAGGCGCGAACCCAATGGGCGATGTCCAAGCAAAGAGATCCGCGTGGCTTTGTGGCCTATCTGGCGGAGTGTGGTCTGGCCGGGCCGCTCAGCTCTTTCGCGCACTTCATCTGGTTTACCGATGAAGATCTGGAGCATTTGGTTACGGCTGGAACGACTGTGGTGCATAACCCGTCCAGCAATCTGATCCTCGGCTCGGGCGTCCAGCCTTTGCTGAAGCTGACCGAGGCGGGAGTGCCCGTCGCCTTTGGTTCAGATGGTTTGAACGCTGGCAATGCGGTGATGTTTGAAAAGACCCGCTTGGCTGCGCTTTTGCACCGGGTCACCGAAACCGACAGCAGCCGTTGGCTGACCGCCGGACCCTTGCTCCGCATGGCGACGGTGAACGGGGCGCGTCTGTTGGGGGCAGAAGGGCAACGCGGGATGCTGGCGGTGGGACAAGCGGCGGATATGGTTTTGCTGGACCAGAACGCGCTGACCATGACGCCTCTGGGAGAGCCACAAACGCAATTGGTGCATTACGAGACCGGTGCTGGCGTGGCGGATGTCTATGTCGCAGGGGAACAGGTGATCGCAGATGGCAAACCCACCCGCGTTGATCGCGAAGCGATACTGGAGGAAGCCCGCGAGATTGCGGCACGGCTGGTGACAGACAGTTCAGACCTGCTGGAGAAAGCGGCGGCCTTGCACCCTGATATCTTGTCGATGGTGAAGCGCGTTCATGCGGTTGACTGTGGTCCTTGCAGGATTGCGCGACTCTAA